The DNA window CTCTGAAATCATATATTCCCAAATCAAAAATTAATCTTCTAAAATCCTCGGTGTATAAGGCTCCACCCAAACATTCTCCTAATAAAACAGGATCTGTTTTTAGTTCGTTTGGTATCCTTCTGCTGGAAAATACATCGCTAAAATAAAGTTCTCCACCTGGTTTTAATACTCTCAAGATTTCTTTAAAAACTTTTGGTTTATCCGGAGATAAATTAATCACACAATTTGAAATTACTAGATCTATGGATTCGGATTCTATGCCTAAACTTTCTAAGTCTTCGATAAAGCCCTGTTTGAATTCTATATTCGGTTTAGAGTATCCAAATTTTTCAGTATGATAATCTATAAAATTTTTCGCTATAGAAATCTGTTCTTCGGTCATATCTACTCCGATCACTTTTCCCTCTGGACCTACTAAGTGAGAGAGTAGATAAGAATCTCTTCCGCTTCCACAGCCAAGATCCAATACTGTTAAACCTTTCAGATTAGGAGGAAAAGGGGAGCCACATCCGTAAAATTTTTCTTTTACATCCTCATGGACTAGTGATAAGACCGGCTGAAGATTTTTGGGAAGAGAGTCTGTGGAACAGCAAGCTCCAGTTTTTAGATCTGAACTGGATTTTAGGATTTTTCCGTAATAGTTTTGAACAGAGTCAAGGGTAGAAGAGTGTATTGTAGATTCCATGTAGATCTTTTTATTTGAACCAAGTGTTGCGCTGCAAGGGAATGCTGGATCGATTCAGAATAAGTAGATATAAATGGAAAATATTTTATATAGAAGATCATTGCTTT is part of the Leptospira saintgironsiae genome and encodes:
- a CDS encoding methyltransferase domain-containing protein; this encodes MESTIHSSTLDSVQNYYGKILKSSSDLKTGACCSTDSLPKNLQPVLSLVHEDVKEKFYGCGSPFPPNLKGLTVLDLGCGSGRDSYLLSHLVGPEGKVIGVDMTEEQISIAKNFIDYHTEKFGYSKPNIEFKQGFIEDLESLGIESESIDLVISNCVINLSPDKPKVFKEILRVLKPGGELYFSDVFSSRRIPNELKTDPVLLGECLGGALYTEDFRRLIFDLGIYDFRVISTSKIALKNEEIESKVGMIDFYSVTYRIFKLDLEDKCEDYGQVAFYLGTIPDHPHEFLLDDHHILKKGLPMLVCGNTAAMLSKSRFGKFFKIIGDTSVHYGLFDCGPSPASLTITARESSIKETSEIGGACC